Proteins from one Romboutsia sp. CE17 genomic window:
- a CDS encoding amino acid ABC transporter permease, whose protein sequence is MINGLGIVLSFFIITLALSIPFGFLIAILRRSKIKLIQYISKFYILVMRGTPLLLQLIVIFYGLPLLGITFDRFTSGIIAFFLNYAAYFAEIFRGGIDSIDKGQREAALVLGFDKITMYKRIILPQVIKRILAPMSNEVITLIKDTSLVYILGLNDILRLAQIQSIREVSLFPLIEVGIIYLILVSIITQGFKILENKYSYYR, encoded by the coding sequence ATGATAAATGGTTTAGGAATAGTTTTATCGTTTTTTATAATAACATTAGCTTTATCAATACCATTTGGTTTTTTAATTGCTATTTTAAGAAGATCCAAAATAAAATTAATACAATATATATCTAAATTCTATATTTTGGTTATGAGAGGGACACCATTACTTTTACAGTTAATCGTAATATTTTATGGATTACCCTTACTAGGAATTACATTTGATAGATTTACATCAGGTATAATTGCCTTCTTTTTAAATTACGCAGCATACTTCGCTGAAATATTTAGAGGTGGAATTGATTCTATAGATAAAGGTCAAAGAGAAGCTGCTTTAGTTTTAGGATTTGATAAAATAACTATGTATAAAAGAATTATACTTCCTCAAGTAATAAAAAGAATATTAGCTCCAATGTCAAATGAAGTAATTACTTTAATAAAGGATACATCTTTAGTATATATTTTAGGGCTGAATGATATTTTAAGATTAGCTCAAATTCAGTCAATAAGAGAAGTAAGTCTATTTCCTTTAATAGAAGTTGGTATTATCTATTTAATATTAGTTAGTATAATTACTCAAGGATTTAAAATCTTAGAAAATAAGTATTCTTATTATAGATAG
- a CDS encoding amino acid ABC transporter ATP-binding protein yields MLVIKKLNKSFKNNHVLKNISFNLEKGEIGVILGKSGAGKTTLIRCLNGLEQFDSGEIVIDNEVLNNSNDIQSKKGRIGMVFQNFNLFPHMTVLQNIIEAPISIFKIPNDEAIKKANELLTLVDLDNKGNFYPFQLSGGQQQRVAIARACALMPKVLCFDEPTSALDKETTQNIIKIMKKLKNQGMTILIITHDIDFAKEVVDKVININNGIIESTEQVC; encoded by the coding sequence ATGCTAGTTATAAAAAAATTAAATAAATCTTTTAAAAATAACCACGTATTAAAAAATATATCTTTTAATTTAGAAAAAGGTGAAATAGGTGTTATACTTGGTAAATCTGGAGCAGGGAAAACAACATTAATTAGATGTTTAAATGGACTAGAGCAGTTTGATTCTGGGGAGATAGTAATAGATAATGAAGTTTTAAATAACAGTAATGATATACAAAGTAAAAAGGGGAGAATAGGAATGGTATTTCAAAATTTCAATCTATTTCCTCATATGACAGTATTACAAAATATTATAGAGGCACCTATAAGTATTTTTAAAATACCTAATGATGAAGCTATAAAAAAAGCAAATGAGCTGCTTACATTAGTTGATTTAGATAATAAAGGAAACTTTTATCCATTTCAATTATCAGGAGGTCAGCAGCAAAGAGTAGCAATAGCTAGAGCCTGTGCATTAATGCCAAAGGTTCTGTGCTTTGATGAACCTACGTCAGCATTAGATAAAGAAACTACTCAAAATATAATAAAAATAATGAAAAAACTAAAAAATCAAGGTATGACAATTTTAATAATTACTCATGATATAGATTTTGCAAAAGAAGTTGTTGATAAAGTTATAAATATAAACAATGGTATTATTGAATCTACTGAACAAGTATGCTGA